A single genomic interval of Bacillus sp. es.036 harbors:
- the bacA gene encoding undecaprenyl-diphosphate phosphatase encodes MEIMIAIILGIVEGLTEFLPVSSTGHLILTGYWLDFTGERAKTFEIVIQLGSILAVVVMYRKRFVALLSPKSSEGLTLVHLILGMIPAVVAGFLLHGFIKSYLFSPYTVVIGLIVGGVLMIFADLKKRAPVSSSLDDLTLKQAFSIGLFQCLALWPGFSRSGATISGGVLLGTNHKTAAEFSFILAVPMMVAASGYDLLKSYQFLSVSDVPVFVTGFLAAFVVALFAIVTFIKFIERVRLIPFAIYRFVLALFVWMVLF; translated from the coding sequence ATGGAGATCATGATTGCAATCATACTTGGGATTGTAGAAGGACTAACAGAATTTTTACCAGTTTCATCAACAGGGCATTTGATCTTAACAGGATACTGGCTCGATTTCACCGGAGAGAGGGCAAAGACATTTGAAATCGTCATTCAACTTGGGTCAATTCTTGCGGTGGTTGTCATGTACCGAAAACGATTTGTTGCATTATTATCACCAAAATCAAGTGAAGGGTTAACCCTTGTTCATCTCATCCTTGGTATGATTCCAGCTGTCGTAGCGGGCTTCCTTCTTCATGGTTTTATAAAAAGTTATCTGTTCTCGCCATATACCGTTGTCATTGGACTGATTGTTGGTGGCGTGTTAATGATTTTCGCTGATTTAAAAAAACGTGCTCCTGTTAGTTCAAGTTTAGATGACTTAACGCTGAAGCAAGCTTTCTCGATTGGTCTCTTTCAATGTTTAGCACTGTGGCCAGGATTTTCACGGTCAGGCGCCACGATTTCAGGCGGCGTCTTACTAGGAACAAATCACAAAACAGCGGCAGAATTTTCGTTTATTTTAGCGGTTCCGATGATGGTGGCGGCGAGCGGATATGATTTATTGAAAAGCTATCAGTTTTTATCCGTATCTGATGTTCCAGTATTTGTGACAGGCTTTTTGGCAGCCTTTGTCGTTGCGCTTTTCGCTATTGTAACATTTATTAAATTCATTGAACGCGTCCGATTGATCCCTTTTGCGATCTATCGATTTGTACTCGCTCTCTTTGTTTGGATGGTGTTGTTTTAG
- a CDS encoding transglycosylase domain-containing protein, which yields MKWLKDERFHYWKRWTMLLSKLMMIGIVLIGMSMGMLYLLAVFMGAPELQVPQTTIYYDHDETVISESNQDGQNRYWVDLEHISPNVIDATIAIEDRHFYDHMGFDFKRIGGAILADLKAMAKVQGASTITQQYARNLFLEHDKTWKRKIAEAFYAYRLEVHYSKEEILEGYLNTIYYGHGSYGIESAARTYFGKKAEELSLAEAAMLAGIPKGPGYYSPYADAERAEERQSTVLQAMVSNDVLSEAEAMQAETENMALQTFTEETKSDIAPYFAQEVKKELRSVLSLDERVIEQGGLHVYTTLNAQMQKAAEKWVASSIDQKSDIQAALVAMEPTSGAVNVMIGGRDYSESKFNRATMAKRTPGSTFKPLLYYAAIKNGFTPSTLVRSEPTTFYYDNEKKTYSPHNYGDVYANEEITLAQALALSDNVVAVKTHMFLEEKTLVNTAKSFGITSKLSAIPSLALGTKPVGMMEMTEAYSMLANGGYSVSPYYIEKVTDRDGKVIYEHSSQSELVLDPEAAFVTTSMMTGVFDESLNDYTRVTGSGIDHLLTRPAAAKTGSTSTDSWMVGFTPQLTAAVWVGYDKGETLNHRNDGSYTKKIWANFIEEALAEEKATDFKKPDNVVGIEVDPQTGLIATDNCPVKRLTYYIEGTEPSHLCEDHPGTPSSEQEKQKKGIFDRFFNWIR from the coding sequence ATGAAATGGCTCAAGGATGAGCGATTCCATTATTGGAAGCGATGGACCATGCTTCTAAGTAAATTAATGATGATTGGCATCGTGTTAATCGGGATGTCTATGGGGATGCTTTATTTGCTAGCGGTGTTTATGGGAGCTCCCGAGCTTCAAGTCCCACAAACAACGATTTACTATGATCATGATGAAACTGTTATAAGCGAATCAAATCAAGATGGTCAGAACCGCTATTGGGTTGACCTTGAACATATTTCTCCTAACGTGATTGATGCAACAATCGCCATTGAGGACAGGCATTTCTATGATCATATGGGGTTTGATTTTAAACGGATCGGTGGGGCCATTCTCGCTGATTTAAAAGCAATGGCAAAAGTTCAAGGAGCTAGTACCATTACACAGCAATATGCGAGGAATCTCTTTTTAGAACATGATAAAACGTGGAAACGAAAAATCGCAGAAGCCTTTTACGCTTACCGACTCGAGGTTCATTATTCAAAAGAAGAGATTCTTGAAGGGTATTTAAATACGATTTACTATGGACACGGCTCTTACGGGATTGAGTCTGCAGCAAGAACGTACTTTGGCAAAAAAGCAGAGGAACTTTCTCTTGCAGAAGCGGCGATGCTTGCTGGGATTCCAAAAGGTCCTGGCTATTACTCTCCTTATGCCGATGCCGAGCGGGCAGAGGAACGGCAAAGCACCGTTCTCCAAGCGATGGTGTCGAACGATGTGCTATCTGAAGCGGAAGCAATGCAAGCAGAAACAGAAAATATGGCGCTCCAAACGTTCACGGAAGAAACGAAGTCCGACATCGCGCCTTATTTTGCTCAGGAAGTAAAAAAGGAATTAAGATCGGTGCTTTCACTTGATGAGCGTGTCATTGAGCAAGGTGGGCTCCATGTTTATACGACACTTAATGCTCAAATGCAAAAAGCAGCAGAAAAGTGGGTAGCCTCCTCCATTGACCAAAAAAGCGACATTCAGGCAGCGCTCGTCGCCATGGAACCGACGTCAGGAGCCGTTAATGTGATGATCGGAGGTCGTGATTATTCAGAAAGTAAATTCAATCGTGCCACGATGGCAAAGCGGACGCCAGGTTCCACGTTTAAACCGCTGTTGTATTATGCGGCTATCAAGAATGGCTTCACCCCTTCGACGCTTGTGCGAAGTGAGCCAACAACTTTTTACTATGATAACGAAAAGAAAACCTATTCTCCGCACAACTATGGAGACGTTTATGCGAATGAGGAAATTACTCTTGCACAAGCTTTAGCTCTTTCTGATAATGTTGTCGCGGTAAAAACACATATGTTTTTAGAGGAAAAAACGCTCGTTAATACGGCAAAATCATTTGGAATTACAAGTAAACTATCGGCCATCCCTTCCCTTGCGCTTGGAACAAAGCCTGTTGGGATGATGGAAATGACAGAAGCATATAGCATGCTAGCAAATGGTGGCTATAGCGTTTCTCCTTACTACATCGAGAAAGTAACGGATCGCGATGGCAAAGTGATTTATGAGCATTCATCACAATCTGAGCTTGTTTTAGATCCTGAGGCCGCTTTTGTGACGACCAGTATGATGACCGGCGTCTTCGATGAATCACTCAATGATTACACGCGCGTCACGGGGTCTGGCATTGATCACCTCTTAACGCGACCGGCTGCCGCCAAAACGGGGTCAACTTCTACAGATAGTTGGATGGTAGGATTTACACCGCAGCTTACCGCAGCGGTTTGGGTTGGATACGATAAAGGAGAGACATTGAATCATCGAAACGATGGCTCTTATACGAAAAAGATCTGGGCAAATTTTATCGAAGAGGCGCTAGCTGAGGAAAAAGCGACTGATTTTAAGAAACCAGATAATGTGGTTGGGATAGAGGTCGATCCTCAAACAGGACTGATCGCGACTGACAATTGCCCTGTGAAGCGCTTAACTTATTATATAGAAGGAACTGAGCCTTCACACCTTTGTGAAGATCATCCCGGAACTCCTTCTTCAGAGCAAGAAAAGCAGAAAAAAGGCATTTTCGATCGGTTCTTTAATTGGATTAGGTAA
- a CDS encoding DUF2164 domain-containing protein, with protein sequence MYQISRAKKKELVERIQSFFYEERNEEIGDLAAENVLHFVMSEIGPTLYNAGISDAIGMTEQKWISIEQDLEALKKPEVNR encoded by the coding sequence GTGTATCAAATCTCACGTGCGAAAAAGAAAGAATTAGTTGAGCGCATCCAATCATTTTTCTATGAAGAGCGAAATGAAGAAATTGGCGATCTTGCCGCTGAAAACGTTTTGCATTTTGTGATGTCCGAAATCGGTCCGACACTTTACAACGCTGGAATTTCTGACGCAATTGGTATGACAGAACAAAAGTGGATCAGTATCGAACAAGACCTTGAGGCGTTAAAGAAGCCAGAAGTGAATCGCTAA
- a CDS encoding YwhD family protein, with translation MANEEEKNPKKKPSTGFNILSGDSTDGHGGYGVGTINLDNVSPVIIDPTTDEIYVDVGALHARSALEKRKKLVKTREEVPDGHTAWIVWVTLQRTEEGPHYYGIGACEFFFNAEAKRAWKSMPEHVNNMDKSMKGKVVVDHMDAKSKQMLRNYLIEYDKEVYERSSDEVKAGLQD, from the coding sequence ATGGCAAATGAAGAAGAAAAGAATCCGAAAAAGAAGCCTTCAACAGGTTTTAACATTTTAAGTGGTGATTCTACTGACGGACACGGAGGTTATGGAGTAGGTACGATTAACCTCGATAACGTTTCACCTGTCATTATCGATCCAACAACGGACGAAATTTATGTAGATGTAGGTGCGCTTCACGCGCGTAGTGCTCTTGAAAAACGCAAGAAGCTCGTTAAGACGCGCGAAGAAGTGCCAGATGGTCATACAGCGTGGATCGTATGGGTGACCCTTCAACGTACGGAAGAAGGACCACACTATTATGGCATTGGCGCGTGTGAATTTTTCTTTAATGCAGAAGCGAAACGTGCATGGAAAAGCATGCCGGAGCATGTAAACAATATGGATAAATCCATGAAGGGTAAAGTCGTTGTCGATCATATGGATGCTAAATCAAAACAAATGCTCCGTAACTATTTAATTGAGTATGATAAAGAAGTCTATGAACGTTCTAGTGATGAAGTGAAAGCAGGACTTCAAGACTAA
- a CDS encoding NCS2 family permease produces the protein MFNSFFRLKENGTNVKTEFLAGLTTFLTMVYIVIVNPIILSSTGVPFDTVFIATIIAAVVGTLWMGLFANYPIAIAPGMGLNAYFAFSVVGGQAGVSYQVAFGAVFIAGLLFIILSLTPFREKLIEAIPTNLKLGITAGIGLFIAFIGLRMTGIIVADEENLVGLGNLHSPEVLLALVGLIITLILMARNVPGALFFGMIVTAMIAIFTGQLEFKDGFMQTPSAPEFFIFGSPLQAIKDMVEYGLYAVVFSFLLVTLFDTTGTMVGVAEQAGLMKGKKMPRARQALLADSIGTTVGAIFGTSPTSAYLESSAGVAAGGRTGLTSVVVSILFIVSAFFGPLVGSLSGLAAITAPTLIIVGSLMIGAVGKIDWSEFDEAFPAFLIILTMPLTASIATGIALGFITYPILKVVKGKWRDVHPLLYLFAVLFFYQLAFLPHA, from the coding sequence ATGTTTAACTCCTTTTTCCGCTTGAAAGAAAATGGAACAAACGTTAAAACAGAATTTCTTGCAGGATTAACCACTTTCCTGACAATGGTATATATCGTAATTGTTAACCCAATTATCCTATCCTCAACAGGGGTTCCGTTCGATACTGTCTTTATCGCAACGATTATTGCAGCCGTTGTCGGAACACTGTGGATGGGATTATTCGCAAATTACCCAATTGCAATTGCACCTGGTATGGGTCTAAATGCTTACTTCGCATTTTCCGTCGTAGGTGGACAGGCAGGCGTATCCTATCAAGTCGCCTTTGGCGCTGTTTTCATTGCGGGATTATTATTTATTATTCTTTCTCTAACCCCATTCCGTGAAAAGCTAATTGAAGCCATTCCTACAAATCTTAAGCTTGGTATCACAGCTGGAATTGGCTTATTCATTGCGTTTATCGGCCTTCGCATGACGGGCATTATCGTAGCCGATGAAGAGAACCTTGTTGGTCTTGGAAACCTTCATTCTCCTGAAGTGCTTTTAGCGCTTGTTGGCCTGATCATTACGCTTATTCTCATGGCCCGCAACGTTCCTGGGGCACTATTCTTCGGCATGATCGTTACTGCGATGATTGCGATCTTCACAGGACAGCTTGAATTTAAAGATGGCTTCATGCAAACACCTTCGGCTCCTGAATTCTTCATTTTCGGAAGCCCACTTCAGGCAATTAAAGATATGGTTGAATACGGCTTATACGCCGTTGTATTCTCCTTCTTACTCGTTACTTTATTTGATACAACCGGTACGATGGTTGGCGTTGCTGAACAAGCTGGTTTAATGAAAGGGAAGAAAATGCCGCGTGCACGTCAGGCACTTCTTGCTGACTCGATCGGCACAACAGTTGGAGCCATTTTTGGAACAAGCCCTACAAGTGCTTACCTTGAATCCTCAGCAGGCGTTGCGGCTGGTGGTCGAACTGGTTTAACATCTGTCGTCGTTTCAATCTTGTTCATTGTCTCTGCGTTCTTTGGCCCACTCGTCGGCTCTCTGTCAGGTCTTGCGGCGATTACAGCACCAACGCTCATTATCGTCGGAAGCTTAATGATTGGCGCCGTTGGCAAAATCGATTGGAGTGAGTTTGACGAAGCATTCCCAGCTTTCTTAATCATTCTCACAATGCCGCTAACTGCAAGTATTGCAACAGGAATCGCTCTTGGCTTTATTACGTACCCTATTTTAAAAGTTGTGAAAGGGAAATGGCGCGACGTTCATCCGCTTCTGTACCTTTTCGCCGTGCTATTCTTCTATCAACTTGCTTTTCTGCCTCATGCATAA
- a CDS encoding oxidoreductase, producing MREVKVGLVGFGFSGATFHAPVIEAVEGLTISTVVSSNADKVHRSFPEVNVVSSMEELLTDEEIELVIITTPNELHFPMAKQALEAGKNVVLEKPFTVSVEEGERLIAVAEESDRLLTVYHNRRYDSDFLTIQQLVKEEQLGSVITYEAHYDRYRAEVRDRWREQDKKGSGILFDLGSHLIDQALTLFGKPDGVYADIMAQREEGKTDDYFHLILHYGKKRVILHGGSLVKQHGPRYQIHGMKGSFLKWGIDPQEEALIAGRVPGDAGWGEEAREQFGVLTNEEGDHVVKTLPGSYQTYYKGVYEALKENSAPPVTAEEALNVIKVIELALKSSEEKKVMNWV from the coding sequence ATGAGAGAAGTAAAAGTAGGTTTAGTTGGCTTTGGATTTTCAGGGGCGACGTTTCATGCCCCTGTCATTGAAGCGGTAGAGGGATTAACGATTTCAACAGTCGTTTCTTCGAATGCAGACAAGGTCCATCGTTCATTTCCAGAGGTGAATGTTGTGTCGTCTATGGAGGAGTTGTTAACCGATGAGGAAATCGAGCTGGTCATTATCACGACACCGAATGAGTTACATTTTCCAATGGCCAAACAGGCTCTTGAAGCTGGTAAGAATGTTGTTCTTGAAAAGCCCTTCACTGTTAGTGTAGAAGAAGGGGAGCGTCTCATTGCGGTTGCAGAAGAAAGTGACCGCTTGCTAACCGTGTACCATAACAGACGCTACGATAGTGACTTTCTCACGATTCAACAGCTCGTAAAGGAAGAGCAGCTTGGATCGGTTATCACTTACGAGGCTCATTATGATCGCTATCGTGCGGAGGTACGTGATCGTTGGCGAGAGCAAGACAAGAAAGGGTCTGGCATTCTATTTGACCTCGGTTCCCATTTAATTGACCAGGCGCTCACTCTCTTTGGGAAACCAGACGGCGTTTATGCGGATATCATGGCCCAGCGCGAAGAAGGCAAAACAGATGACTACTTTCATCTGATTTTGCATTATGGAAAGAAGAGAGTGATTCTTCATGGTGGCTCTCTCGTAAAACAACATGGGCCGCGTTATCAAATTCATGGAATGAAGGGCTCATTTTTAAAATGGGGCATTGATCCTCAAGAGGAAGCGTTGATAGCGGGAAGAGTTCCAGGGGACGCAGGTTGGGGAGAAGAGGCACGAGAGCAGTTCGGTGTGCTGACGAATGAGGAAGGTGATCACGTGGTGAAGACCTTACCTGGATCTTATCAAACGTACTACAAGGGAGTTTATGAGGCGTTGAAAGAAAATAGTGCGCCACCGGTCACTGCTGAAGAAGCGCTGAATGTTATTAAAGTGATTGAGCTTGCATTAAAGAGTAGTGAAGAGAAAAAAGTAATGAATTGGGTATAG
- a CDS encoding YwgA family protein, which yields MLEDHAKVIAVLKEAGEVIGRKKLQKIIYICKKLQFPFNEKYQFHFYGPYSEELTLRVEELCNLGLVTEVKESKGNYYQYKYAVTEEGDEFLGHYDFELPELRQCISEINSQSSRFLELVSTILFFDRLTKEEVVEKVHTIKRKQNYSEDEIEQAYAFMEKLGC from the coding sequence TTGCTAGAAGATCACGCGAAAGTGATAGCTGTGTTGAAAGAAGCCGGAGAAGTCATTGGACGTAAGAAACTACAAAAGATCATTTACATTTGCAAAAAGTTGCAGTTTCCATTTAACGAGAAATATCAATTTCATTTCTATGGTCCTTACTCAGAAGAGTTAACACTAAGAGTAGAGGAACTTTGTAACCTTGGTCTTGTCACAGAAGTGAAAGAAAGTAAAGGGAACTATTACCAATATAAATATGCAGTAACGGAAGAAGGCGATGAATTTCTAGGTCATTACGATTTTGAATTGCCTGAACTTCGCCAGTGTATCAGTGAAATTAATAGCCAGAGCTCCCGTTTTCTTGAACTCGTTTCAACGATTCTTTTTTTCGATCGCCTGACAAAAGAAGAAGTTGTTGAGAAGGTTCATACGATTAAACGGAAGCAAAATTATTCTGAAGATGAAATTGAGCAAGCCTATGCTTTTATGGAAAAGCTTGGCTGTTAA
- a CDS encoding HD domain-containing protein: MLERLNEEKVFKDPVHRYIHVRYRLIWDLIGTKEFQRLRRVRQLGTTYLTFHGAEHSRFSHSLGVYEIVRRINEIFSQYEGWDEKNRLLSMCAALLHDVGHGPFSHSFEKVFNLDHEDFTRMVILGDTEINKVLRGVSDDFPLQVADVIAKTHDNKLVVSLISSQIDADRMDYLLRDAYFTGVSYGQFDIERILRVMRPGDDQIVIKQSGMHAVEDYIMSRYQMYWQIYFHPVTRSAEVILSKILHRAKALFEQGYHFQHDPIHFYSLFKEDISLEDFLKLDDSVVMFYFQIWQEENDHILSDLCERFMNRRLFKYIEFNPMQQMNAWRELHDSFHEAGIDPDYYLVVDSSSDLPYDFYRPGEEEERLPIHLLKPGGDLRELSRESDVVEAISGKKRTDHKLYFPADFILEGNTDATRRIKSLLQID; the protein is encoded by the coding sequence ATGCTCGAACGATTAAACGAAGAAAAAGTATTTAAAGACCCTGTCCATCGCTATATCCATGTTCGATACCGTTTAATCTGGGATCTGATTGGCACGAAAGAATTCCAGCGTTTGCGGAGAGTTCGCCAGCTCGGAACAACGTATCTTACTTTTCACGGGGCAGAACATAGTCGCTTCAGTCACTCACTCGGTGTTTATGAGATTGTGAGGCGTATTAACGAGATTTTCTCTCAGTATGAGGGATGGGATGAAAAGAATAGGCTGTTAAGCATGTGCGCAGCGCTATTGCATGACGTTGGGCACGGGCCGTTTTCACACTCCTTTGAAAAAGTATTTAACCTTGATCATGAAGATTTCACGCGGATGGTCATTCTAGGTGACACTGAGATCAACAAGGTACTACGAGGGGTGAGCGATGATTTCCCGCTTCAAGTTGCGGATGTAATTGCCAAAACGCATGATAATAAACTTGTGGTTAGCTTAATTTCAAGCCAAATCGATGCAGATCGGATGGACTATCTTCTTCGCGATGCTTATTTTACAGGGGTCAGCTATGGTCAATTTGATATTGAGCGTATTCTACGCGTGATGCGCCCGGGTGACGATCAAATCGTCATTAAGCAAAGTGGTATGCATGCAGTAGAAGACTATATAATGAGTCGCTATCAAATGTACTGGCAAATTTATTTTCATCCTGTGACGCGAAGTGCAGAGGTGATTTTAAGTAAAATTCTTCATCGCGCAAAGGCGTTATTTGAGCAGGGCTATCACTTTCAACATGATCCGATTCACTTCTATTCTCTTTTTAAAGAAGATATTAGTCTTGAAGATTTTTTGAAGTTGGATGATTCTGTTGTGATGTTTTACTTCCAGATCTGGCAGGAGGAGAATGACCATATCCTGAGCGATCTATGCGAACGGTTTATGAATCGTAGGCTATTTAAATACATCGAATTTAACCCGATGCAGCAAATGAATGCGTGGCGAGAGCTACATGATTCCTTTCACGAAGCGGGGATTGATCCTGATTATTATTTAGTGGTTGATTCATCTTCCGATTTGCCGTATGATTTCTATCGGCCCGGTGAAGAAGAAGAACGGTTACCGATACATCTATTAAAACCTGGTGGCGATTTACGTGAGCTTTCGCGTGAATCTGATGTAGTGGAAGCTATTTCAGGTAAAAAAAGAACTGATCATAAACTGTATTTCCCTGCGGACTTTATTCTTGAAGGAAATACAGATGCTACTCGTCGTATTAAGTCATTGCTTCAAATCGATTAG
- a CDS encoding dicarboxylate/amino acid:cation symporter: MKLTVKIIAGLVLGILVGVIFNLFAPDAFGPVDQYLFGPVGQIFLNLIKMLVVPIVFFSIVVGTAGISDPKKLGRMGGKTVAFFLVTTTVAISIAMALAYLIKPGVEGSFSGNSDFKAEEAPPVLDTIINIIPTNPIQAMVEGNMLQIIAFAIFVGFALAILGERTKALRDLFEQGNDVMMYLVKIIMETAPYGAFALIASAVGGQGKEALQSMGMYFLVVLGALLIHFLFTYGSAIYFLCKENPIKFYKAFAPAMAVAFSTSSSSGTLPVSMKTAQENLKVPKQISSFVQPLGATINMDGTAIMQGVATVFIAQITGVDLTFTQLIIVVVTATLASIGTAGVPGVGLIMLAMVLKQVGLPVEPIGLILAVDRLLDMTRTAVNITGDAACAMYIAKSEEKREGKKVETVL, from the coding sequence ATGAAGCTAACAGTTAAAATTATTGCAGGTCTTGTTCTAGGTATTCTTGTTGGTGTAATCTTTAATCTATTTGCACCAGATGCCTTTGGACCTGTCGATCAATATTTATTTGGTCCTGTTGGGCAAATCTTTCTGAACTTAATTAAGATGCTCGTTGTACCAATCGTATTCTTCTCCATCGTAGTAGGAACAGCCGGAATAAGCGATCCGAAGAAGCTTGGCCGAATGGGTGGGAAAACAGTTGCGTTTTTCCTTGTTACAACAACGGTTGCTATTTCGATTGCAATGGCACTTGCTTACTTAATTAAACCAGGTGTTGAAGGATCGTTCTCAGGAAACTCAGACTTTAAAGCTGAAGAAGCACCTCCTGTGTTGGATACAATTATTAATATCATTCCAACCAATCCCATTCAAGCAATGGTTGAAGGAAACATGCTTCAAATTATCGCATTTGCTATTTTCGTAGGTTTTGCCCTTGCGATTCTTGGAGAACGCACGAAAGCACTACGTGACCTGTTTGAACAAGGTAACGACGTTATGATGTATCTTGTTAAAATCATTATGGAAACAGCGCCATACGGTGCTTTTGCGCTAATCGCTTCTGCCGTTGGTGGGCAGGGGAAAGAAGCGCTACAATCGATGGGAATGTATTTCCTCGTTGTACTAGGAGCTTTGCTCATTCATTTTCTCTTCACATATGGTAGTGCGATTTACTTCCTATGTAAAGAGAATCCAATTAAATTCTATAAAGCTTTTGCGCCAGCGATGGCAGTTGCTTTCAGTACATCTTCTAGTAGCGGTACGCTTCCAGTTTCAATGAAAACCGCTCAGGAAAACTTGAAAGTACCAAAGCAAATCAGTAGTTTTGTCCAACCGCTTGGAGCGACAATCAACATGGACGGAACGGCGATTATGCAAGGTGTTGCAACGGTTTTTATTGCTCAAATTACCGGTGTTGATTTAACCTTTACACAGCTTATTATTGTTGTAGTTACGGCGACACTCGCTAGTATCGGTACTGCAGGTGTACCAGGAGTAGGACTCATTATGCTCGCAATGGTTCTAAAGCAAGTAGGTTTACCTGTCGAACCGATCGGCTTAATTCTTGCCGTTGACCGTCTTCTTGATATGACGCGTACAGCTGTTAACATTACAGGTGACGCGGCTTGTGCGATGTATATCGCAAAATCAGAAGAAAAACGTGAAGGCAAAAAAGTTGAAACTGTTCTATAA
- a CDS encoding lipoate--protein ligase family protein — MGNNDSILYQPKWRIIDQSTLGPSFDALQSFAMDDTLCNSAGSGESPPILRSWVHHNTIVLGIQDTRLPYFEEAVHYLKSLGYRVIVRNSGGLAVVLDAGVLNLSLVLAEKQQQIDIDTGYEAMVDFVQEMLAPYNVAIEDREIVGSYCPGRYDLSINGKKFAGISQRRLRGGVAVQVYLCVDGSGAERASVIQEFYKRGVNGEATKFTYPEIVPETMASLTELIGEELTVSDMMMKTLKTLKTYAGSMTTAHLSIPELSLYDYNYQRVFTRNEKALG, encoded by the coding sequence ATGGGAAACAACGATTCAATTCTTTATCAGCCAAAATGGCGGATTATTGATCAATCAACCCTTGGCCCGTCGTTTGATGCCCTCCAATCGTTCGCAATGGATGATACGCTTTGCAATTCCGCTGGAAGCGGCGAATCACCACCAATTTTGCGCTCATGGGTTCATCACAATACGATTGTCCTTGGCATACAAGATACGCGCCTTCCTTATTTTGAAGAGGCCGTTCACTATTTAAAATCTCTAGGGTATCGAGTAATCGTAAGAAACTCCGGTGGCCTTGCCGTTGTCCTTGATGCAGGCGTCTTAAATCTCTCCCTCGTCTTAGCTGAGAAGCAACAGCAAATTGATATCGATACAGGGTACGAAGCAATGGTCGATTTTGTACAGGAAATGCTAGCACCGTATAATGTCGCAATCGAAGACCGTGAAATTGTTGGTAGTTACTGTCCTGGTCGCTATGATTTAAGCATTAATGGAAAGAAATTTGCCGGCATTTCTCAGCGCAGACTTCGCGGAGGAGTTGCCGTACAAGTCTACTTATGCGTAGATGGAAGTGGAGCAGAGCGAGCCTCTGTGATTCAGGAGTTTTATAAACGAGGTGTGAACGGAGAAGCAACGAAATTCACCTATCCTGAAATTGTTCCAGAAACAATGGCTTCGTTAACTGAATTAATCGGAGAAGAATTAACCGTTTCAGATATGATGATGAAAACGCTGAAAACGCTAAAGACGTATGCCGGATCAATGACAACGGCACACCTTTCAATTCCTGAGCTTTCTCTTTATGACTACAATTACCAGCGCGTCTTCACGCGTAATGAAAAAGCGCTCGGTTAA